The stretch of DNA TAATTGACCAATCAATGAGAGTTTATCATTGGCTAGGCCTAATATACCAGCAGCCCTTCCAAACAAGCCTTGATTATCTTGTCCACAACCAAAAACAAAACCTGGTATTGTGTATGATGGAGCAAAAGTAAAAACATCTTGACTCAGGTAACCAATTGAGAAAGATGAATCACCATAGCTTGCTTTGTAAACACAAGCTTTAGTGGAAGTTGAACAACCTGGATCATTGAGTGTTGAAGCCTTAAGAGAAGAACACTGAGTTGAAGAACATGGCAAGGTTTTGTAGGACTTTGATGTTGAAGGATCAAAAATGGGGTCAACTTGTGGGTGGCAAGAAACAGCACAAGGCTTGCATTGAAGCCATGAAAGAGAGCTTCCAGTATCTACAATCATGCTGGAGAATTTTGGAGGGGTTCCAAATCCAACTTTGACATAGTAGTTTCCTGAGCCTATTGACAAACCTGATTTCAATGGTGTGCTAACAAGTTTTGGTCCCAAAGTTCTGTCAGAACTTTTCACATCCACCTTATTGGCTAGTTTTGATTGAATGTACCTGACACGGTCCTGATCTTTGTTGAATATGTCAGAGTATgaaattggtgattttgaatttgatgttagAGAAGGATCAAGGCTTGTAACATGGTACAAACTTAGGTGCATGCCACTTAGCTTGTGCCTCAAATCATTATC from Arachis duranensis cultivar V14167 chromosome 4, aradu.V14167.gnm2.J7QH, whole genome shotgun sequence encodes:
- the LOC107483067 gene encoding aspartyl protease family protein At5g10770 produces the protein MSFFWFLFFSAHFAIATSLVQLEDNDLRHKLSGMHLSLYHVTSLDPSLTSNSKSPISYSDIFNKDQDRVRYIQSKLANKVDVKSSDRTLGPKLVSTPLKSGLSIGSGNYYVKVGFGTPPKFSSMIVDTGSSLSWLQCKPCAVSCHPQVDPIFDPSTSKSYKTLPCSSTQCSSLKASTLNDPGCSTSTKACVYKASYGDSSFSIGYLSQDVFTFAPSYTIPGFVFGCGQDNQGLFGRAAGILGLANDKLSLIGQLSNKNGYGFSYCLPTSFSSPNSSKEGFLSIGTSSFPPSSSFKFTPLIKNPKIHSLYFVDLSVITVAGKPLGVAASSYKVPTIIDSGTVITRLPMSVYTALSNSFVKILSKKYPQVPGFSILDTCFKGSLKDLSSAVPEIQIVFQGGANLALKPENTLLEIEDGTTCLAIAGSPEDNPIAIIGNFQQQTFTVAYDVANSKVGFAPAGCQ